The following proteins are co-located in the Papaver somniferum cultivar HN1 unplaced genomic scaffold, ASM357369v1 unplaced-scaffold_128, whole genome shotgun sequence genome:
- the LOC113332063 gene encoding isoamylase 3, chloroplastic-like, which yields MISQGTPMMLMGDEYGHTREGNNNSYGHDNAMNNFQWHQLDARKKNHFRFFAESIKFRRKHSVLGRDQFLEKNDVTWHEDNWDNHESKFLAFTIHERDHGADIYVAFNAHDYFVKALIPSPPPNRRWLRVVDTNLESPDDFVPEGIPFTGDTYNVAPYSSILFEAKP from the exons ATGATCTCACAG GGGACTCCAATGATGCTGATGGGAGATGAATACGGCCACACACGGGAGGGCAATAACAACAGTTATGGACATGATAATGCAATGAATAATTTTCAGTGGCACCAG CTTGATGCCAGGAAAAAGAATCACTTTAGGTTCTTTGCAGAGTCGATAAAGTTTCGCCGAAAACATTCTGTATTGGGACGCGACCAATTTCTTGAAAAG AATGATGTTACCTGGCATGAGGATAACTGGGACAACCATGAGAGCAAGTTCCTCGCATTTAC GATCCATGAAAGGGATCATGGGGCTGATATTTACGTAGCATTTAATGCACATGATTATTTTGTTAAAGCTCTTATACCTTCACCTCCTCCTAATAGGCGATGGCTCAGAGTG GTGGACACCAATCTTGAATCTCCAGATGACTTCGTTCCTGAAGGAATTCCATTTACTGGAGATACCTATAATGTTGCACCCTATTCATCAATTCTTTTTGAAGCCAAGCCGTGA